The proteins below are encoded in one region of Mycobacterium shinjukuense:
- the egtE gene encoding ergothioneine biosynthesis PLP-dependent enzyme EgtE, giving the protein MSDSLADRWRAARPPVAGLHLDSAACSRQSFAVLAAAAKHALHEAEVGGYVAAEAATPVLNAGRAAVATLCGMAEAEVVFTTGSLHALDLLLGGWPGEGRTLACLPGEYGPNLAVMAAHGFTVRPLPTLEDGRLALDDAAHLLDEDPPDLVHLTPVASHRGVVQPLAMMARLCGELGLPLVVDAAQALGQLDCAVGADAIYSSSRKWIAGPRGVGFLAVRPDLMDRLTPRLPAPEWASMSVARQLEFGEANIAARVGFSVALGEHLGCGPEKLRARLAELGALTRTALAGVDGWLVVEAVEEPSAITTLAPVDGADPKAVRDWLLVERRIVTTCASVHRAPLELTGPVLRISPHVDTTAEDLRTFADALIAATAATAA; this is encoded by the coding sequence GTGAGCGACAGCCTGGCCGACCGGTGGCGGGCGGCCCGCCCGCCGGTCGCCGGGCTGCACCTGGACAGCGCGGCCTGTTCCCGCCAGAGTTTCGCGGTGCTGGCGGCCGCCGCGAAGCACGCGCTGCATGAGGCCGAGGTTGGCGGGTATGTCGCGGCCGAGGCCGCCACACCCGTGCTCAACGCCGGTCGCGCCGCGGTCGCCACGCTCTGCGGCATGGCCGAGGCCGAGGTGGTGTTCACCACCGGCTCGCTGCACGCGCTGGATCTGCTGCTGGGCGGCTGGCCGGGGGAGGGCCGCACGCTGGCCTGCCTGCCCGGCGAGTACGGCCCCAACCTGGCGGTGATGGCCGCCCACGGATTCACGGTGCGCCCGTTGCCGACCCTCGAGGATGGCCGGTTGGCGCTCGACGATGCGGCCCACCTGCTGGACGAGGATCCGCCCGACCTGGTCCACCTGACCCCGGTGGCCAGCCACCGCGGGGTGGTGCAACCGCTGGCGATGATGGCGAGGCTCTGCGGTGAGCTGGGGTTGCCGCTGGTGGTGGACGCCGCCCAGGCGCTGGGACAACTGGACTGTGCGGTGGGCGCCGACGCCATCTATTCGTCGTCACGCAAATGGATCGCCGGGCCGCGCGGTGTCGGATTTCTGGCCGTGCGACCCGACTTGATGGATCGGCTGACACCGAGGCTGCCGGCCCCGGAGTGGGCGTCGATGTCGGTGGCCCGCCAACTCGAGTTCGGCGAGGCCAATATCGCTGCGCGCGTAGGGTTTTCGGTGGCATTGGGGGAGCACCTGGGGTGCGGGCCGGAAAAGCTGCGCGCCAGGTTGGCCGAGCTGGGTGCTCTGACCCGGACCGCGCTGGCCGGCGTGGACGGCTGGCTGGTGGTCGAGGCGGTCGAGGAGCCGAGCGCGATCACCACGCTGGCACCGGTCGACGGTGCCGACCCCAAGGCCGTGCGGGACTGGCTGCTGGTCGAGCGGCGGATCGTCACCACCTGCGCCTCGGTGCACCGGGCGCCGCTGGAGCTGACGGGCCCGGTGCTGCGGATCTCACCACACGTGGACACCACGGCCGAGGATCTGCGGACCTTCGCCGACGCGCTGATCGCCGCGACCGCGGCGACCGCGGCTTGA
- the glpK gene encoding glycerol kinase GlpK, translating to MAESAEFVAAIDQGTTSTRCMIFNHDGAEVARHQLEHEQILPRAGWVEHNPVEIWERTASVLISVLNATGFSPNDIAALGITNQRETTLVWNRSTGRPYYNAIVWQDTRTDRIASALDRDGRGDVIRRKAGLPPATYFSGGKLQWILENVDGVRAAAEKGDALFGTPDTWVLWNLTGGPRGGAHVTDVTNASRTMLMDLETLDWDDELLSFFGIPRAMLPAIAPSSPLRPYGVTTDTGPVGGGVPITGVLGDQHAAMVGQVCLDAGEAKNTYGTGNFLLLNTGEAIVRSDNGLLTTVCYQFGDAKPVYALEGSIAVTGSAVQWLRDQLGIISGAAQSEALARQVPDNGGVYFVPAFSGLFAPYWRSDARGAIVGLSRFNTNAHLARATLEAICYQSRDVVDAMEADSGVRLEVLKVDGGITSNDLCMQIQADVLGVDVVRPVVAETTALGAAYAAGLSVGFWADPSDLRANWHEDKRWTPTWSDEQRAAGYAGWRKAVQRTLDWVDVS from the coding sequence TTGGCCGAGTCCGCCGAATTCGTAGCCGCCATCGACCAGGGCACCACCAGCACCCGCTGCATGATCTTCAATCACGACGGTGCCGAGGTGGCCCGTCATCAACTCGAACACGAGCAGATCCTGCCCCGCGCCGGCTGGGTCGAGCACAATCCGGTCGAGATCTGGGAGCGCACCGCCTCGGTACTGATCTCGGTGCTGAACGCCACCGGGTTCTCGCCGAACGATATTGCGGCACTGGGGATTACAAACCAACGCGAGACGACGCTGGTGTGGAATAGGAGTACCGGCAGACCCTATTACAACGCGATCGTCTGGCAGGACACCCGCACCGACCGCATTGCGTCGGCGCTAGACCGGGACGGCCGCGGTGACGTGATCCGCCGCAAGGCCGGGTTGCCGCCGGCGACGTACTTCTCCGGCGGGAAGCTGCAGTGGATCCTGGAGAACGTCGACGGAGTACGCGCCGCCGCCGAAAAAGGTGACGCGCTGTTCGGCACGCCGGACACCTGGGTGCTGTGGAATCTGACCGGCGGGCCGCGCGGCGGCGCTCACGTCACCGATGTGACCAACGCCAGCCGCACCATGCTGATGGATCTGGAGACCCTGGACTGGGACGACGAGCTGCTGTCGTTCTTCGGGATTCCGCGGGCTATGCTGCCGGCCATCGCGCCGTCGTCACCGCTGCGGCCGTACGGGGTCACCACCGACACCGGGCCGGTCGGCGGCGGGGTGCCCATCACCGGGGTGCTCGGCGACCAGCACGCGGCCATGGTTGGTCAGGTGTGCCTGGACGCTGGCGAGGCCAAAAACACCTACGGCACCGGCAATTTCCTGCTGCTGAACACCGGCGAAGCGATCGTGCGCTCCGACAACGGCCTGCTGACCACCGTCTGCTACCAGTTTGGGGACGCCAAACCCGTGTACGCGCTGGAGGGTTCGATCGCGGTCACCGGCTCGGCGGTGCAGTGGCTGCGTGATCAGCTGGGCATCATCAGTGGGGCCGCGCAAAGCGAGGCGCTGGCACGTCAGGTCCCCGACAACGGCGGGGTGTATTTCGTGCCGGCGTTTTCCGGCTTGTTCGCCCCGTACTGGCGATCCGATGCGCGCGGCGCGATCGTCGGGTTGTCGCGGTTCAACACCAATGCCCATCTGGCGCGCGCGACGCTGGAGGCGATCTGCTATCAGAGCCGCGACGTGGTGGATGCCATGGAAGCGGATTCCGGTGTGCGCCTGGAGGTGTTAAAGGTCGACGGCGGGATCACCAGCAACGACTTGTGCATGCAGATCCAGGCCGATGTGCTGGGAGTGGACGTGGTACGGCCGGTGGTCGCCGAGACCACCGCGCTGGGCGCCGCCTATGCGGCGGGCCTGTCGGTGGGGTTCTGGGCCGATCCGTCGGACCTGCGGGCCAACTGGCACGAGGACAAGCGCTGGACACCGACGTGGAGCGACGAGCAGCGCGCGGCGGGATATGCCGGCTGGCGTAAGGCGGTGCAGCGGACCCTGGACTGGGTTGACGTGTCCTGA
- the egtB gene encoding ergothioneine biosynthesis protein EgtB: MTVREGLARDLDRARARTLRLVDFDDAELCRQYDPLMSPLVWDLAHIGQQEELWLLRGGDPARPGILPPEVDGLYDAFVHSRASRVELPLLSPRRARSYCQTVRSAALDALDALPHDAGDFEFALVVSHENQHCETMLQALNLRPGAPLLRDTEPLPAGRPGLAGTSVLVPGGPFVLGVDAASEPYSLDNERPAHVVDVPAFRIGRVPVTNGEWLRFIEDGGYTQPRWWSDRGWQHRQRAGLTAPQFWSPDGRTRTRFGHVEEIPADEPVQHVTFFEAEAYAAWAGARLPTEVEWEKACAWDPATGTRRRYPWGAEEPSPNRANLGGATLRPAPVGAYPAGASACGAEQMLGDVWEWTTSPLRPWPGFVPMIYRRYSQPFFFGDYRVLRGGSWAVEPAILRPSFRNWDHPYRRQIFVGVRLVWDV, encoded by the coding sequence GTGACCGTACGCGAAGGGTTGGCCCGCGACCTGGACCGGGCGCGCGCGCGGACGCTGCGGCTGGTCGATTTCGACGACGCCGAACTGTGTCGTCAGTACGACCCGTTGATGAGCCCCCTGGTGTGGGACCTGGCGCACATCGGTCAGCAGGAGGAGCTGTGGCTGTTGCGCGGCGGTGACCCGGCACGGCCCGGGATCTTGCCGCCGGAGGTCGACGGCCTCTACGACGCCTTCGTGCACTCGCGCGCCAGTCGGGTCGAGCTGCCGCTGCTGTCCCCACGACGGGCGCGGTCATATTGTCAGACGGTGCGCTCGGCGGCGCTGGATGCTCTGGACGCTCTCCCGCACGACGCCGGCGACTTCGAGTTCGCGCTGGTGGTCAGCCACGAAAACCAGCACTGCGAAACCATGCTGCAGGCCCTGAACCTGCGGCCCGGCGCGCCGCTGCTGCGCGACACCGAGCCGCTGCCGGCGGGGCGGCCCGGGCTGGCCGGCACGTCGGTGCTGGTGCCCGGTGGGCCGTTCGTGCTGGGTGTAGACGCCGCAAGCGAACCGTACTCGTTGGACAACGAGCGCCCGGCCCACGTCGTGGACGTGCCGGCATTCCGGATCGGGCGGGTTCCGGTCACCAACGGCGAGTGGCTACGTTTCATCGAGGACGGCGGCTACACCCAGCCGCGGTGGTGGTCGGACCGCGGCTGGCAGCATCGGCAGCGCGCGGGCCTGACGGCGCCGCAATTCTGGAGCCCCGACGGACGAACCCGCACGCGGTTCGGCCACGTCGAGGAGATTCCCGCCGACGAGCCGGTGCAGCATGTCACCTTCTTCGAGGCCGAGGCGTACGCGGCGTGGGCCGGCGCCCGGCTGCCCACCGAGGTCGAATGGGAGAAGGCTTGCGCGTGGGATCCGGCGACGGGCACCCGGCGCCGCTACCCGTGGGGAGCTGAGGAGCCCTCGCCCAACCGCGCCAACTTGGGTGGCGCCACGTTGCGCCCGGCGCCGGTCGGAGCCTACCCGGCCGGCGCCTCGGCCTGCGGGGCCGAGCAGATGCTGGGCGACGTCTGGGAATGGACCACGTCACCGCTGCGTCCCTGGCCGGGGTTTGTCCCGATGATCTACCGGCGGTACTCGCAGCCATTCTTCTTTGGTGATTACCGGGTGCTGCGGGGCGGGTCGTGGGCGGTGGAGCCGGCCATCCTGCGGCCCAGCTTCCGCAACTGGGATCACCCGTACCGTCGTCAGATCTTTGTCGGCGTCCGGCTGGTGTGGGACGTCTGA
- a CDS encoding class I SAM-dependent methyltransferase: MTDEVMDWDSVYREQGVFEGPPPWNIGEPQPELAALIAAGKVRSDVLDAGCGYAELSLALAADGYTVVGIDITPTAVAAATKAAVERGLTTASFVQADITEFSGYDGRFNTVIDSTLFHSLPVEGRDGYLRSVHRAAAPGASYFVLVFARGAFPAELEIKPNEVDEDELRAAVSKYWEVDEIRPAFIHANVPVVPSQLPGPPIEFPAHDSDDKGRLKFPAYLLTAHKAG; this comes from the coding sequence ATGACCGACGAGGTAATGGATTGGGACAGTGTGTACCGCGAGCAGGGCGTGTTCGAAGGACCGCCGCCATGGAACATCGGTGAGCCGCAGCCCGAACTGGCCGCGCTGATCGCGGCCGGAAAGGTCCGCAGCGACGTGCTGGACGCCGGCTGCGGGTACGCCGAGCTGTCGTTGGCGCTGGCCGCCGACGGCTACACCGTGGTGGGCATCGACATCACGCCGACGGCCGTTGCGGCGGCCACCAAGGCCGCCGTAGAACGCGGGTTGACCACGGCCAGCTTCGTGCAGGCCGACATCACCGAGTTTTCCGGTTATGACGGCCGCTTCAACACGGTGATCGACAGCACGCTGTTTCACTCGCTGCCGGTGGAGGGCCGCGACGGCTATCTGCGTTCGGTGCACCGCGCGGCCGCCCCGGGTGCCAGCTATTTCGTGCTGGTGTTCGCCAGGGGCGCGTTCCCGGCGGAGCTGGAAATCAAGCCCAACGAAGTCGACGAGGACGAGTTGCGCGCCGCGGTGAGCAAGTACTGGGAGGTCGACGAGATCCGACCCGCCTTCATCCACGCCAATGTGCCCGTGGTTCCGTCGCAACTGCCCGGACCGCCGATCGAGTTTCCGGCACACGACAGCGATGACAAGGGCCGCCTGAAGTTTCCCGCCTACCTGCTGACGGCACACAAGGCCGGGTAG
- a CDS encoding antitoxin, producing the protein MRTTVDLDDDVLRALKQRQREERKPLGQLVSELLAQALAAQPRPNVEIRWVTADLRPRVDLDDKDAVWAILDRA; encoded by the coding sequence ATGCGCACCACGGTCGACCTCGATGACGACGTCCTGCGAGCGTTGAAGCAGCGTCAGCGTGAGGAGCGCAAACCCCTGGGGCAGTTGGTATCCGAGCTACTGGCGCAAGCACTCGCGGCCCAGCCTCGTCCAAATGTGGAGATCCGCTGGGTGACGGCCGACCTGCGGCCGCGCGTGGATCTGGACGACAAGGACGCCGTCTGGGCGATCCTCGACCGAGCATGA
- the egtA gene encoding ergothioneine biosynthesis glutamate--cysteine ligase EgtA produces the protein MTFAAITAAVAELDRPPDADIASSAAAARYIADGCLVDGPVGRVGLEMEAHCFDPADPIRRPSWQEITDVLRWLSPLPGGSVVSVEPGGAVELSSPPADGVVPAIDAMACDQAVLRSAFADAGLGLVFLGADPLRPPERINPGGRYRAMERYFDASRGGSAGAAMMTSTASIQVNVDAGPRDGWAARVRLAHALGPTMIAITANSPMLAGKFSGWQSTRQRVWGQMDSARCGPILGVSGDDPGTDWARYALKAPVMLVHNPDAVAVTRYVPFTDWVDGRVLLGDRRPTVADLEYHLTTLFPPVRPRQWLEIRYLDSVPDAVWPAVLFTLVTLLDDPVAAELAAEAVQPVATAWDTAARVGLDDRRLYLAANRCLAIAARRVPAELADPMHRLLDDVERGRCPADDFSDRVIEHGIAPTVTRLARGGL, from the coding sequence ATGACGTTCGCCGCCATCACCGCCGCGGTTGCGGAGCTGGATCGCCCACCGGACGCGGACATCGCCAGTTCGGCGGCCGCCGCGCGATACATCGCGGACGGCTGTCTCGTCGACGGGCCGGTGGGTCGGGTCGGTCTGGAAATGGAGGCACACTGCTTTGACCCGGCGGACCCGATCCGCAGGCCGAGCTGGCAGGAAATCACCGATGTTCTGCGGTGGTTGAGCCCGCTGCCGGGCGGCAGCGTGGTCAGCGTGGAACCCGGCGGTGCCGTGGAACTGTCGAGTCCGCCCGCCGATGGTGTCGTGCCGGCCATCGACGCGATGGCCTGCGACCAGGCCGTGCTGCGGTCGGCCTTCGCCGACGCCGGGCTGGGCCTGGTTTTTCTGGGCGCCGACCCGCTGCGCCCGCCCGAACGGATCAACCCGGGCGGGCGCTATCGCGCCATGGAACGCTATTTCGACGCCAGCCGCGGTGGGTCCGCGGGCGCGGCGATGATGACCTCGACCGCCTCGATCCAGGTCAATGTGGACGCCGGACCGCGGGACGGATGGGCGGCGCGGGTGCGGCTGGCCCACGCCCTGGGGCCGACGATGATCGCGATCACCGCCAACTCCCCGATGCTGGCCGGCAAGTTTTCCGGCTGGCAGTCCACCCGGCAGCGGGTGTGGGGGCAGATGGACTCGGCGCGCTGCGGGCCGATTCTCGGCGTCAGCGGCGACGACCCTGGCACCGACTGGGCGCGCTATGCCCTCAAGGCGCCGGTGATGCTGGTGCACAACCCGGACGCCGTCGCGGTCACCCGCTACGTGCCGTTCACCGACTGGGTGGACGGCCGGGTTCTGCTCGGCGATCGTCGTCCCACCGTCGCCGATCTGGAGTACCACCTGACCACGCTGTTCCCCCCGGTGCGTCCGCGGCAGTGGCTGGAGATTCGCTACCTGGACAGTGTGCCCGACGCGGTGTGGCCGGCGGTGTTGTTCACGCTGGTGACCCTGCTCGACGACCCGGTGGCGGCCGAGTTGGCCGCCGAGGCCGTGCAACCGGTGGCCACCGCCTGGGACACCGCGGCCCGGGTCGGCCTGGATGACCGCCGGCTCTACCTGGCGGCCAACCGGTGTCTGGCCATCGCCGCGCGGCGGGTGCCCGCCGAACTCGCCGACCCGATGCACCGGTTGCTGGACGACGTCGAGCGGGGCCGCTGCCCCGCTGACGACTTTTCCGACCGGGTGATCGAGCACGGCATCGCGCCGACGGTCACCCGGTTGGCGCGAGGCGGGCTGTGA
- the egtC gene encoding ergothioneine biosynthesis protein EgtC: MCRHLGWLGAEVTISSLVLDPPQGLRVQSYAPRRQKYGLMNADGWGVGFFDGRVPRRWRGAVPLWGERSFESVAPALRSHCVVATVRSATVGMPIEVSATAPFTDGHWLLSHNGVVDRAVLPASLSAESVCDSAILAAVVFARGMDALGDTVVEIAAADPLARLNILAADGSRLVATAWGDTLSILRRGDGVVLASEPYDDDPDWEDVPDRHLVDVIGNHVALTALG, from the coding sequence ATGTGCCGTCACCTGGGTTGGCTCGGCGCCGAGGTCACGATTTCCTCGCTGGTGCTCGACCCGCCGCAGGGTCTGCGGGTGCAGTCCTACGCGCCGCGCCGGCAAAAGTACGGCCTGATGAACGCCGACGGCTGGGGCGTCGGCTTTTTCGACGGCCGGGTGCCCCGGCGCTGGCGCGGCGCGGTGCCGCTATGGGGGGAGAGGTCGTTCGAATCGGTCGCGCCGGCCCTGCGCAGCCACTGTGTGGTGGCCACGGTGCGTTCGGCGACCGTCGGCATGCCGATCGAAGTCAGCGCGACCGCGCCGTTCACCGACGGTCACTGGCTGTTGTCGCACAACGGTGTGGTGGACCGTGCAGTGTTGCCGGCCAGTTTGTCAGCCGAATCCGTGTGTGACAGCGCGATACTGGCGGCCGTCGTGTTCGCGCGTGGTATGGACGCACTGGGTGATACCGTTGTCGAGATCGCGGCCGCCGATCCCCTTGCGCGACTGAACATCTTGGCGGCCGACGGTTCCCGGCTGGTCGCTACCGCCTGGGGAGACACGCTATCAATCCTGCGCCGCGGCGACGGTGTGGTGTTGGCCAGCGAACCCTACGACGACGATCCGGACTGGGAGGACGTGCCGGACCGTCACCTGGTGGATGTCATTGGGAATCACGTCGCATTGACCGCGCTGGGTTGA
- a CDS encoding PadR family transcriptional regulator, whose protein sequence is MSTPFTPPNGPFSARPGFGFGLVAGPAQRALHSARRHARREFFEHLRDHAADHDSPLGFGPGFGPGFGFGFGFGPAGPRGGWLRGGRGRRGDVRAAILVLLSEKPMHGYEMIQQIAERSNGIWRPSPGSVYPTLQLLDDEGLITASETDGSKKLFELTAEGRTAAEKIETPPWDEIAEGVDPGHLTLRTAARQLLGAIVQSAHTASPEQRQRIVDIINNARREIYGILGED, encoded by the coding sequence ATGAGCACCCCATTCACCCCTCCAAACGGCCCGTTCAGCGCCCGGCCAGGCTTCGGATTCGGCTTGGTGGCCGGGCCCGCACAACGCGCCCTACACAGCGCCAGGCGCCACGCCCGGCGCGAGTTCTTCGAACACCTGCGTGACCACGCCGCCGATCACGACTCTCCGTTGGGTTTCGGCCCGGGCTTTGGTCCCGGCTTCGGTTTCGGTTTCGGCTTCGGCCCGGCGGGCCCGCGTGGCGGTTGGCTCCGGGGCGGCCGCGGACGGCGCGGTGACGTGCGGGCAGCAATTCTGGTGCTGCTGAGCGAAAAGCCGATGCACGGTTACGAGATGATCCAGCAGATCGCCGAACGCAGCAACGGAATCTGGCGGCCCAGCCCCGGTTCGGTGTACCCGACGCTGCAGCTGCTCGACGACGAGGGCCTGATCACCGCCAGCGAAACCGACGGCAGCAAGAAGCTTTTCGAGCTGACCGCCGAAGGACGCACCGCTGCAGAGAAGATCGAAACCCCACCATGGGACGAGATCGCCGAAGGCGTCGACCCAGGCCACCTCACCTTGCGGACGGCCGCGCGCCAACTGTTGGGTGCGATTGTGCAGTCGGCGCATACCGCCAGCCCCGAGCAACGACAGCGCATCGTCGACATCATCAACAATGCCCGCCGCGAGATCTACGGCATTCTCGGCGAGGACTAA
- a CDS encoding glutamate--cysteine ligase: MGEEVKRTTYTRAHQREYRRKLRQCLDVFETMLARFDFESDRPLTGMEIECNLVDADYQPAMSNRYVLDAIADPAFQTELGAYNIEFNVPPRPLPGHTGLDLEKEVRASLNDAERKANSARAHIVVIGILPTLMPEHLTGGWMSESRRYTALNESIFKARGQDIPIAISGPEPLSWHAASIAPESACTSMQLHLQVPAEDFAANWNAAQVLAGPQLALGANSPYFFGHRLWSETRIELFRQSTDTRPEELKSQGVRPRVWFGERWIGSVLELFQENIRYFPSLLPEVSDEDPVAELAAGHTPHLPELRLHNGTVYRWNRPVYDVVDGRPHLRLENRVLPAGPTVVDMLANSAFYYGALRSLSEFDRPLWTRMSFAAAQANFLAAARHGSDARLLWPDLGEVSARELVLGTLLPMAHDGLRRWGVDAEVRDRFLGVIEGRAQTGRNGASWQVATVRALEAGGMTRRAALAEMLRRYCEHMHANQPVHTWAQ, translated from the coding sequence GTGGGCGAAGAGGTCAAGCGCACCACATACACTCGCGCGCATCAGCGGGAATACCGGCGCAAGCTGCGGCAGTGTCTGGACGTCTTCGAGACCATGCTGGCGCGATTCGACTTCGAATCCGACCGGCCGCTCACCGGCATGGAGATCGAATGCAACCTCGTCGACGCCGACTACCAGCCCGCCATGTCGAACCGTTACGTGCTGGACGCCATCGCGGATCCGGCCTTCCAAACCGAATTGGGCGCCTACAATATCGAATTCAATGTGCCGCCCCGCCCACTTCCCGGACACACCGGGTTGGACCTGGAGAAGGAGGTACGGGCCAGCCTCAACGATGCCGAGAGAAAAGCCAACTCCGCACGCGCACACATCGTGGTGATCGGCATCCTGCCCACGCTGATGCCCGAACATCTGACCGGCGGCTGGATGAGCGAATCACGGCGGTACACCGCCCTCAACGAGTCGATCTTCAAGGCCCGCGGCCAGGACATCCCAATAGCCATCTCCGGTCCGGAACCGCTGAGTTGGCACGCGGCGTCCATCGCTCCCGAATCCGCCTGCACCAGTATGCAATTGCATTTGCAGGTGCCCGCGGAGGATTTCGCTGCCAATTGGAACGCGGCCCAGGTGTTGGCCGGGCCGCAGCTGGCGCTGGGCGCGAACTCGCCCTACTTCTTCGGTCACCGGCTATGGTCGGAAACGCGGATCGAACTGTTCAGGCAGTCCACCGACACCCGACCCGAAGAGCTGAAGTCCCAGGGGGTGCGACCCCGGGTGTGGTTCGGCGAACGTTGGATCGGCTCGGTCCTCGAGCTGTTCCAGGAAAACATCCGCTACTTCCCATCGCTGCTACCCGAGGTGTCCGACGAGGACCCGGTCGCCGAGCTGGCGGCCGGACACACCCCGCACCTTCCCGAATTGCGGCTGCACAACGGCACGGTGTACCGCTGGAACCGGCCGGTGTATGACGTTGTCGACGGGCGGCCGCACCTGCGGCTGGAGAACCGGGTGTTGCCGGCCGGGCCCACCGTCGTGGACATGCTGGCCAACTCGGCCTTCTACTATGGTGCGCTGCGCAGCCTCTCCGAATTCGACCGCCCGCTGTGGACGAGAATGAGTTTCGCTGCGGCACAAGCCAATTTCCTGGCGGCAGCCAGGCACGGCAGCGATGCCCGGCTGCTCTGGCCGGACCTGGGCGAGGTGAGCGCCCGGGAGCTGGTGTTGGGCACGTTGCTGCCGATGGCCCACGACGGATTGCGTCGCTGGGGTGTGGACGCCGAGGTGCGCGACCGGTTTCTGGGCGTCATCGAGGGCCGCGCCCAGACCGGGCGCAACGGGGCGAGTTGGCAGGTGGCCACGGTGCGGGCGCTGGAGGCCGGCGGAATGACCCGGCGTGCCGCGCTGGCCGAGATGCTGCGCCGCTACTGCGAACACATGCACGCCAACCAACCGGTGCACACCTGGGCGCAGTAG
- the egtD gene encoding L-histidine N(alpha)-methyltransferase, which translates to MTLSLSNHLAEDSAYHALRRDVLEGLRKTPKSLPPKWFYDSVGSELFDQITRLPEYYPTRAEAAILRAHSADIASASEADTVVELGSGTSEKTRMLLNALRDRGSLCGFVPFDVDANVLSATAAAIQAEYSGVEIHAVCGDFEEHLTEIPGGGRRLFVFLGSTIGNLTPGPRAQFLATLAGVMQPGDSLLLGTDLVKDAGRLVRAYDDAAGVTARFNRNVLAVINRELDADFDVDAYRHVARWNVDEERIEMWLRAERRQRVRIGALDLTVDFRAGEEMLTEVSCKFRPDAVRAELAEAGLRRIRWWTDDGGDFGLSLAGK; encoded by the coding sequence ATGACGCTGTCGCTGTCCAACCACCTGGCCGAGGACTCGGCGTACCATGCGTTGCGCCGCGACGTGCTCGAAGGGCTGCGAAAGACACCGAAATCGTTGCCGCCCAAGTGGTTCTACGACTCAGTGGGCAGTGAGCTGTTCGACCAGATCACCCGGCTGCCGGAGTACTACCCCACCCGTGCCGAGGCCGCGATCCTGCGGGCCCACTCGGCCGACATCGCGTCGGCCAGCGAGGCCGACACCGTGGTCGAATTGGGCAGCGGGACGTCGGAGAAGACCCGCATGCTGCTGAATGCGCTGCGCGACCGTGGATCACTCTGCGGATTCGTGCCATTCGACGTCGACGCCAATGTGCTGTCGGCGACCGCCGCCGCCATCCAAGCCGAATACTCGGGCGTCGAGATCCACGCTGTCTGTGGCGATTTTGAGGAGCATTTGACCGAAATCCCCGGCGGCGGGCGGCGGCTGTTCGTGTTCTTGGGATCCACGATCGGCAACCTCACGCCCGGGCCCCGCGCGCAGTTTCTCGCCACCCTGGCCGGGGTCATGCAACCGGGTGACAGCCTGCTGCTGGGCACCGACCTGGTCAAGGACGCCGGCCGGCTGGTGCGGGCCTACGACGACGCCGCCGGCGTGACGGCCCGGTTCAATCGCAATGTGCTGGCGGTGATCAACCGGGAACTCGACGCCGATTTCGACGTCGACGCCTACCGGCACGTCGCCCGGTGGAACGTCGACGAGGAGCGCATCGAAATGTGGCTGCGCGCCGAGCGTCGCCAGCGAGTGCGCATCGGCGCGCTGGACCTGACCGTCGACTTTCGGGCCGGCGAGGAGATGCTCACCGAGGTCTCGTGCAAGTTCCGTCCGGACGCGGTGCGCGCCGAGCTGGCCGAGGCGGGATTGCGCCGCATCCGGTGGTGGACCGACGACGGCGGTGACTTCGGGTTGTCGCTGGCGGGCAAGTGA